The window GGTATAGGGTTCATCCAACACATCCACATGCACAAACCAATACATATCAGCACGCTTGGGTTGCTTATATAAAATGGAATGAACTACTTTCTCCTCGATTTCATTCACATAATTGGCGCTGGTCAGGTAGACAAGATGCGTGGCGTACTTTGGAATAGTGGTGTCGCTGCTCAGCTTCTCCAGCAAGGGAAGGAACTCATCCACTTTCACAAACTCTACCAGTTTGTTCCTGATCTTCCTTGAATAATAAAGCACAATCATTACCGTAATCAAGACACTGGCAATCAAAAATGTCACCCATCCGCCATGAGAAAATTTCGCCAGATTCGCTGCCAGAAAGCTAAAATCAATGGTGAGATAAACAGGCAATAATACATAGGCCAGAATTTTGGGATACTTGTAGAGAATAAGATAATTCGTCAATAAGATGGTAGTCATTAAAAAAGTGGTGACTATAGCTAAACCATAGGCCGCTTCCATCTTCGAAGACTCTTCAAAATAAAGCACCACTGCGATACAACCTGCATAAAGCAACCAGTTGAGGGAAGGGATATACAATTGTCCGCGCAAATCAGAAGGGTAAACCACCTTCACCTTCGGCCAGAAATTTAAACGGATGGCTTCGTTGATCAACGTAAAGGAACCGCTGATCATCGCCTGAGAAGCTATAATTGCGGAGGCAGTAGCGATGCCAATACCGATAGGCAAAAACCAATCCGCCATAATCAGATAAAAAGGATTACCACCATCCAGTGTTTGTCCATTATGCTCCATTAAATAGACACCTTGTCCGAAATAATTCAACAGCAACATGGCTTTCACAAAACCCCATGTCAATCGCACATTCTTCTTACCACAATGTCCGAGGTCGCTATATAAGGCTTCGGCACCCGTTGTACAAAGGAAGACCGCCCCCAGCAACCAAAATCCCCCGGGATGATCGAACAGCAAATCGGCCGCATACATGGGATTGATCGCCTTAAAAACTGTAAAATCTTTTCCAATACTTAAAATACCCAGCACCCCCAGCATCCCAAACCAAAGTAACATCACCGGACCAAAGAACTTCCCTATGAAGTTCGTCCCGAAGCGCTGGATCACAAACAAAGCCGTGATAATACTGATCACGATGGGTATGGTTGGAATATCCGGACGAATCGCCTGCAACCCTTCCACTGCTGATGCCACGGAAATGGGCGGCGTGATTATACCATCATACTACCTCCAATCAGCGCCGGAAAAACAAGCCAGGCAATTTTTCGTCGACGCACAAGGGCGTATAAAGAAAAAATACCACCTTCTCCTTTATTATCAGCACGAAGGGTCAGGATGACATACTTCAGGGTAGTTTGCAGGGTAATTGTCCAGAAAATACAGGAAAGTCCCCCTAAAATCACTGAAGTTTCAATGGGTCCTTTCCCCACTATCGCCTTCATCACATAAAGCGGCGAAGTACCGATATCACCATAAATAATACCCAAAGTCACCAATAATCCGGCGGCCGTAATTTTCTGATGTGAGGTATGGGAGCTCAAGGGGTTGAAAACCGAGGTGCAAATGTAGTAGTTTAATGTTTAAAGTATACCATGAAGCGTATCGCTTTTTAGCGATTCTGCTTCATGGTTTAAGGTTTAAAGTTCAAGGTTTAAAGTTTACCATGAAGCGTATCGCTTTTTAGCGATTCTGCTTCATGGTTTAAGGTTTAGGGTTTGAATGTTCCTATAAAATTAAAATCCCCGGAAAATTCCAGGGATTATTGGTAGCGGGGATAGTCCCGATGGCTATCGGGATCGAACCTATGTCCAAGGTGGCATGTATGAGTATAATGAGTTATTGAAGGTTCTTATAAAATTAAAATCCCCGGAAAATTCCAGGGATTATTGGTAGCGGGGATAGTCCCGATGGCTATCGGGATCGAACCTATGTCCAAGGTGGCATGTATGAGCGTAACGAGTTTTGAAGGTTCTAACACTAACGAGTTTTTGAAGGTTCTTATAAAATTAAAATCCCCGGAAAATTCCAGGGATTATTGGTAGCGGGGATAGTCCCGATGGCTATCGGGATCGAACCTATGTCCACGGTGGCAGGTATGAGTATAATGAGTTATTGAAGGTTCCTATAAAATTAAAATCCCCGGAAAATTCCAGGGATTATTGGTAGCGGGGATAGGACTCGAACCTATGACCTTTGGGTTATGAGCCCAACGAGCTACCTCTGCTCCACCCCGCACTGTATGTTTTCTGTGCTATGTTAAAAACCTAAAAATCCTTAAGCGGGGTGCAAAGTTAAGAATAACTAAACCAAATCCAATGCTTTTAGAGAAATAGAATATTACAATTTGATTTTCAAATGATTAATCAATAATAATTGATTTCAATAGAGAATTTCAACACTTCTTAGAAAATGTTTAGTTCGATTTTAAATTATACTTAATGAAAATTTTTCGTGGTATTTGAATCTATTTCCGGTGTCACCCTTTCCGTAATGACAGGTCGCGACCTGTCATTACGGAAGGGGTGACACATCGCGACCTGTCACTACATACAGAATATACAACCCGGGACATCGCTGGTGACAGGTCGCGACCTGTCACTACATAACGAATGGAATATGTCAAATCAATACACATTCACCTCCGGATCAATTCTGACGCCGAATTTTTCGATGACGCTGTCGCGGATTTTCAGGGCGAGTTCGTAGATTTCCTTGCCGGTGGCTTCTCCGTAGTTGACCAGCACCAGGGCCTGGTCTTTGTGTGAGCCGGTATGTCCGACTACCTTGCCCTTCCAGCCGCATTGCTCGATGAGCCAGCCTGCTGCTAATTTTACTTTTCCGGGAAGGGTCGGATAGCCAACAACGTTAGGATGGGCTGCTTTGAGTTGATCAAATACCTGCTGATCTACTTCCGGATTTTTGAAGAAACTGCCGGCATTACCTAATACTTTTGGATCCGGGAGTTTGCTGCGCCTGATGTTGATGACGGCATTGCTGACATCGCGTACCCCCGGCACCGTTATACCCATATGCTGTAACTCCTGTGCGATGGCTCCATAGGAAGTATTTAATTGCGGATTCCTGCTCAGGCAAAAAGTGACATGGGTGATAAAAAAGCGATTCTTCAGTTCATGCTTAAAAACACTCTCCCTGTATCCGAATTTACAATCGGCAGCAGAGAACTTACGGATTTCCATCGTGTCCAGTTGCAAGGCATCCAGTTCATAAAAAGAATCTTTCAGTTCTACTCCGTACGCGCCGATGTTTTGCATGGGCCCCGCTCCTACACTACCGGGAATCAGACTGAGGTTCTCCATTCCTCCCAGTCCTTGTTCTATAGACCACATCACCAAATCATGCCAGGTCTCTCCTGCTCCGGCTCGTACCCAAACCCGTTGATCGTCCTGGCGTATTATTTCAATTCCGGAAATCCGGTTGAGCAATACCAGTCCATCTACATCGCGGGTGAAGAGGATATTGCTTCCTCCGCCAAGGATGAGGCGGTCCTGGTGTTTCAGATGATCGTCGGTGAGTGCTTCGCGTAAGTTTTCTGTGCTGTCAATGCTTAATAAATATTTTGCTTTGACGTCAATGCCAAAAGTGTTGTAGGGTTTTAGAGATATGTTCTTCTCGACAGGCATCAGTATGATATAATTTAATCTTTATAGTACGAATTTAGTTAATTAAATGAAGCAATTTCAGTAGACAAAATATTTTCTCAGTAACCACTAAGTCACTAAGGCCACTTAGGACACTAAGAGCAGTAAGAAAACTCCCATTTGATTAGTAATTATATTTGTCTTTCCAGCGCTCCTTGAGGAATTTGCGGAGTTCTTTTTCGCGGGCGTTGTCGCCGGGTTCGTAGAATTTCATGGCTTTGAGGCGGTCGGGAAGATATTCCTGTTGGGCGAAGTTGTTTTCGAAATCGTGGGCATAACGGTATCCCTTACCGTAATCCAGGTCTTTCATTAATCCTGTGGGGGCGTTGCGGAGATGTAAGGGGACCGGTGCATCTCCATAATCTCGTACAGCCTTCTGTGCACTCTTGAGTCCGATATAGCTGGCATTGCTCTTCGCTGAGGAAGCCAGATAAGTCACTGCCTGTGAAAGCACGATGGCACATTCGGGATAGCCGATTAATTCCACGGCATTGAAGCAAGCTGTTGCAAGTAATAACGCATTGGGGTTGGCGTTGCCGATATCTTCAGAAGCCAGGATTACCAAACGACGTGCAATGAATTTAGGATCCTCTCCACCCTCTACCATTCTGGCCAGCCAATACAATGCGGCATTGGGATCACTGCCACGGATGGATTTGATAAAGGCAGAAATAATATCGTAATGTTGTTCACCACCCTTGTCATAGACAGCAATGCGTTGTTGCGCAATTTTCATCACACCGGCATCGGTAATCTTTACCGGATCAGTCTCTGTAGAATTAATTACCAGTTCGAGTAGATTCAGCAATTTGCGGGCATCCCCACCCGATAGACCATAAAGCGCACTCTTCTCAAGGACTTCCACCGCACGTTTCTTCAATTGTTCATCTTTCTCCAAAGCCGTTTTCACGAGAAGATCCAATTCCTCCTCTTTCAACGTTTCAAGGATATACACCTGACAACGGGAGAGCAAGGGACGAATGACTTCAAAAGAAGGGTTCTCTGTCGTGGCGCCAATGAGCAACAAGGTGCCCTGTTCTACTGCAGCGAGGAGTGAATCCTGTTGCGATTTATTAAAGCGATGGATCTCATCGATAAACAACACTGCTCTTCCGCTCTCTTTCGCTTTCGCAATCACTTCTCTGACATCCTTCACCCCGGCACTGATCGCACTCAGGGAGAACATCGGCAAATTTGCTTCGGAAGCCAGTATAGTAGCCAGTGTAGTTTTACCTGTACCGGGAGGTCCCCAAAAAATGATAGAGGGTAAATGTCCGCTATGCAATAAATTTCTTAAAACACCATTTGGTCCGGCGAGATGAGATTGACCCACCACCTCTTCGAGTTTATGTGGGCGCATCCTTTCCGCTAAAGGGATGCCGGAATTCATCATGGCATGCCGGCGTCTTTAGAAATCGCCTTCACCGTTATTTCAATCCGGTTGTTTCGTTCATGTTCTTCCTCAATGCAAAGAATACCATTCACGCATTTATTCAACAACTTCGCTTCACCATACCCTTTGGCGGAGAGACGTGATTCAGCAATGCCCTGTGTAACCAAATAACTTAACACTAACTCCGCACGTTTTTGGGTTAAGATGATATTATCGGCATCACTATTTCTGGAATCGGTGTAGGAACCAATCTCCACTTGCAATCTGGAATTATCCAGAAGTAAAGTAGAAAGAAATTGCAGCGTCTCGCCGGAGGTCACCTTAAGCTGATAATCCTTTTTCTTAAATGCAACACCTTGCCAAACGAAGGGTTTATTTAACTGCACTTTCCTCAACTCCACTTTTACTTTCAGGGTATCAGAAAATTTTAATCCAACCGTACTCTCTTCT of the Bacteroidota bacterium genome contains:
- the murB gene encoding UDP-N-acetylmuramate dehydrogenase, whose protein sequence is MPVEKNISLKPYNTFGIDVKAKYLLSIDSTENLREALTDDHLKHQDRLILGGGSNILFTRDVDGLVLLNRISGIEIIRQDDQRVWVRAGAGETWHDLVMWSIEQGLGGMENLSLIPGSVGAGPMQNIGAYGVELKDSFYELDALQLDTMEIRKFSAADCKFGYRESVFKHELKNRFFITHVTFCLSRNPQLNTSYGAIAQELQHMGITVPGVRDVSNAVINIRRSKLPDPKVLGNAGSFFKNPEVDQQVFDQLKAAHPNVVGYPTLPGKVKLAAGWLIEQCGWKGKVVGHTGSHKDQALVLVNYGEATGKEIYELALKIRDSVIEKFGVRIDPEVNVY
- a CDS encoding replication-associated recombination protein A, which produces MNSGIPLAERMRPHKLEEVVGQSHLAGPNGVLRNLLHSGHLPSIIFWGPPGTGKTTLATILASEANLPMFSLSAISAGVKDVREVIAKAKESGRAVLFIDEIHRFNKSQQDSLLAAVEQGTLLLIGATTENPSFEVIRPLLSRCQVYILETLKEEELDLLVKTALEKDEQLKKRAVEVLEKSALYGLSGGDARKLLNLLELVINSTETDPVKITDAGVMKIAQQRIAVYDKGGEQHYDIISAFIKSIRGSDPNAALYWLARMVEGGEDPKFIARRLVILASEDIGNANPNALLLATACFNAVELIGYPECAIVLSQAVTYLASSAKSNASYIGLKSAQKAVRDYGDAPVPLHLRNAPTGLMKDLDYGKGYRYAHDFENNFAQQEYLPDRLKAMKFYEPGDNAREKELRKFLKERWKDKYNY